GTCAAGCATTCTGGAAATTTAATGAAGGATGGATCACATTTCTTACGAGATTTCAAGAAGTGTATGTATGAttatgaagaagaaatatattttgaaaactcaTGGAGAGATTTTTTGGTGAAATACAATGTTGAAGAAAACACATGGTTGAATTCAATATATTAGAGAAAAGAGAAATGGGCAACATGTTATATGAAGAATGCTTTTACGCTTGGCATGAGGAGCACACAACTAAGTGAAAGCATTAATTCAGATATAAAGAATTGCACAAGACCTAATTTGAATATCAACCAATTTTTTAAGCAATTTGAATGGATTGTTCAAGAAAAAAGATACAATGAGTTACAACATGATTATGAGATGCGCCAAAAGATACCAAGAATGATAGTATAAAGTTCACCATTAATTCGACAACTTTCACAGATATATATTCCTCCTATGTTCAACTTGTTCCAACGAGAATGGGATCTTGTATCTAcaacaaacataattaaaagGAATGAAACCAATGTATGTTGCAACTATGTCATAACAATGGTGGATGAAAAAGGAGAATGGAATGTTTCATATAAGTCATACTTAGAGAATGGAGAGTGGACAATTACTTGTAGTTgtagaaaatttgaataatgGGGGAATATTGTGTTATCATTCATTAAGAATACTATTTTGTAAGGATATCAAGCTTCTCccagaaaaatatatattgaagagGTGGACAAGACATGCACGAAGTGATGCAATGAGTGATCATGGTGGAAAGCCAATCAATGTTGATCCTAGATTGGAAAGCTCAAAACAATATAAGCAACTATGTTCAAGACTTTTAAGATTAGCTCATGATGTATCGGATGATTCAGAAGCATGCACTATGGTTTGGGAAGGGGTGTTAGAACTTGAGAAGAAAGTGACTGCGATTCGATTGAACAATCAATCACATGGTACTCATGGCTGAATCATGTGGTTGAATCATCAACATCCAAAGGTATTGGCTTTAAGAAGAAAGATGGTCCAAAACAAAAGAAGTATAAACGTTTAAAGAGTTGGGTTgatgaattaaaacaaaaaagaagaaaagtgaaTCCTTCACAACTTCATTCAAGTCAAAATTTATTGGAGTCATCAACTTCAGTTCCATTAGAGTCATATTCAGTACCTTCTCTATCTCAACCCTTTCAAATGAGCTTCACTAGCATGCTTAttgtatgtgtatttatttagaatttaataaTAACTTACAACAATAACTAGCATGCTTATTGAAGTTACTAACATAcatcttattttattgtttcaGGATGTCCAAAATGGTTGCAATATTGCATCAAATCAATCATTAGAATTTAGTTAGATCACTTTATTGTCATGATTAGTTGTTTGTAAAATATGACTTTCTTAATGCTTTTTAAGTTCTGAAATTTGATATGCTCTTGTAATCAACTTTGCACCATCTTTTGAATAaacaagaatgaaaaagaagtaTTTCCAAGAACAACTTTTTATTACACCAATTAAACTGTACATTATTACAATACAAAGAAATTACATATTACAACAAGAAGTTTTGCttcaaaacataaactagataTTACAACAAGAAGCTTTGCTTCAAAAGAAAAACTACATATTACAATAGGAAGTTATGTTTCAAAATTCATTCTTCTAAAGCTGCAAGGAAATTCTTGTATAGCTTCGGGTGGAGGAAGAATTCCAAATGCAGAAGACATGTATCTGCTTCTTCATGAAAACCATAATCGTCTCTGGAGACTCCAATCAAGTAGCCATAACTTTGGAGCAGTACATTTTAGGTAGCATAGGTCTTTCGAAGGTGGAAGACATTTTAGCCCCCACATACTTGTTTTGTGTTCATCCTAATGTCAATATCAACTTCTTGCTGCACTCAGATCAACACAATATCAACTACTTGCTGCAACCTTTCCATTTGATGGTTGAAAAACATGACTTATAATGATTATTAGAATACAGTAGTAAATCCTGGGAAAAAACTTCTGAGCATGACTTGGAATCTGGAAAATAGTGAATCTGGAAAATAGTCTTTAGACCAGCATGTTCTGTTGTCAAAATAAACTATCTCAAACCTTAGACCAAAACACAATCACACTTCTTCATTACCCATACATCACACACAAATTCTTACCTACACAAAAAGCACCAAAATTTCCAAGATATAATGAACCAAGTAATGGAACATAAATGATTTCTGAAAACAAACAATAACGACATAgctaatgaaatgaaaatttcaatttctgaGTCACCAATGTTTGTCAATTGAAGCAATATTTTTTGCACACGCAATTCCTTTAGTTTATTCTCTTAATTTGCAGGATTCTTTTTCCATTTGAATAAGGCATCATCATCCAACCACGCATCTTTTGTACCATTGGCAATATCAGAAttcaaataacattttttgaGCAAATTCAATATCAAGGACATTACCTTTAGATGTCCAATCGGCATACATTTCAATGTGATCAGAATTTATTTGAATGCCAACAGCCACCTGCAACAAACAACCAAGACAACACACAATTGACAAAAGGGGAAAAGGATTTAGTGTTCCCAATTAGAAACACCTCTGTTTGCGAGTACGATAAAGTGATGGATGTTCATCGAAAAGGGAAACCAATTGGGTACAGAATAAACCTTGAGCAACAGTAAAAACGACAATGATGTCGGCGTAGCCATCTGACTGTGCTTCCGATTGCATTGTAGAGGCGCTAGTGGTGGAGACGAGATGCAACGGTTGAATCCGTGAAAACGAAAAAGCCTTGTGGTGGAGACGAGATGTAACGCTCACACTGCTGTTACTGCAATTAGTTCCGAAAAATATTGTTGGCCCTAAATCCATCCCCAAAATTCAGTGCTATCCATCTTAATGGTTATGAAAGCCATCGTTGCTGTTTTTTCTCGCTTCATAGTTTTCCCAGACATAACCTAAagctattaaattttaaaactgaaCACAACCGTTTCAATAACCTAAagctattaaattttaaaactaaatgcaactgtttcaataatatattagaaataaataaatattttattaaattcaaaaagtGTAAACAACGTCGTTTTAAATAGCACAGTAGAGACTTAGCATTGCTTTTACAGCAAAGAATCTGAACTCTTCTTTCCTCCCTCAACAGTTTCGAGGAATTagtttgttgttttctttgcaCTGCTGAATTTCGAAAATGGAGAGGGGCACTTTTCAAGGGAGGTGTGGAAGATAAAGAACCAACCTTATCCGTACCTTAAATTTtcgtttagttttttttttaacgtgaatcttacttttattttttttttcaatttagttctaatatttgtcaattttattcaattgaattttttttattaacactATTAAACTAGTTAACGGAATATAAATTgtaactgtcacgtgtcattttataatttttttatttttttaaatttttttaatattttcttactttttttaatttttaaaaatcttttatttaaaaaaatgtacaagtatcattttatgatttttttttgttttaatttaatttttttaactaaaaaaaattccacTTGTCAAGCCAATATCATGTTACGTATCAAggtccatttttaatattcaatttggtcctaatattcattatttgttttcaatatggtcctaattttttttaaaatttagcatttttgttggagataaaatttaatttgtatataaatgttatatgaataatcttattaaaatgcatatttttattaaatatttttaatttagaattagaattagtttaaaattaaaataaaaaaagcaataacaccattaatttaaaattttaagaggttaaaatatttaattttagatcaactctaattctaaattaaaatatttaataaaaatatgtattttaataagaatatccatataacatttatatacaaattatattttgtctcaatttggagaagaacaaaaatgctaaatttaaaaaaaattaggaccaaattgaaaacaaataacgaatattagaaccaaattgaatataaaaaattgactctgacacgtggcatgatattgGCTTGACAcatggatattttttttaatttaaaaaaaataaatttaaaaaaatttgaaaaaataataataaatcacaaaatgacataGGGTATGATATGAGCTTGATacgtgtacatttttttaaataaaaaaaattaaaaaaagtcaaaaaaatcacaaaatgacacatgGCGGTTACTGTTCACATtccgttaactattttaacaatGTTAgcgaaaatgacctaattgaataaaattgacgaatattatgatcaaattgaaacagaaaacaaaagtagGACCACATTAAAAAAACCGAATGAAAACTAGGATCAAACCATTATTTAAGCCTATTTAAATTTATGCCAATTTGGGAAACCATATTTAAAGTAACATGTTGTATTCTTTCAATAACCGTAGTTGTAGtactttcaataattttaaaatttt
This region of Vigna unguiculata cultivar IT97K-499-35 chromosome 5, ASM411807v1, whole genome shotgun sequence genomic DNA includes:
- the LOC114184606 gene encoding protein FAR-RED ELONGATED HYPOCOTYL 3-like, with translation MESGQLLVVVENLNNGGILCYHSLRILFCKDIKLLPEKYILKRWTRHARSDAMSDHGGKPINVDPRLESSKQYKQLCSRLLRLAHDVSDDSEACTMVWEGVLELEKKVTAIRLNNQSHGTHG